One Pirellulales bacterium DNA segment encodes these proteins:
- the nadD gene encoding nicotinate-nucleotide adenylyltransferase, translated as MRLGIFGGSFDPVHYGHLLLAESSRQQARLDRVYFVPANIPPHKLGQLRADGADRVEMLKLAISGQDTFAYSTCELDRGGISYTVETLRYFHKTEPAADLFLLLGADSLHDLPNWKEPAEICTLALPLVVNREGHTSPDWQLLAPFVSSQRLKEIAANGVVMPGMGLSSSQIRQAAAAGSSIRYQTPRAVELYLITHKLYGA; from the coding sequence ATGCGATTGGGAATTTTTGGCGGAAGTTTTGATCCCGTGCATTATGGGCATTTGTTGTTGGCGGAATCCTCTCGGCAGCAGGCCCGGCTGGATCGGGTCTATTTTGTACCGGCCAATATTCCCCCGCATAAACTGGGCCAGCTGCGGGCCGATGGGGCGGATCGGGTGGAAATGCTGAAGCTGGCCATCAGCGGCCAGGATACGTTTGCCTATTCCACCTGCGAACTGGATCGCGGCGGGATTAGCTATACCGTGGAAACGCTGCGATATTTTCATAAAACAGAACCAGCCGCCGATTTATTTTTATTGTTGGGAGCGGATTCCCTGCACGACCTGCCAAACTGGAAAGAACCTGCCGAAATCTGCACGCTGGCTCTCCCGCTGGTAGTAAATCGAGAAGGGCACACTTCGCCCGACTGGCAACTGTTGGCTCCGTTTGTCTCTTCGCAGCGGTTAAAAGAAATCGCCGCTAACGGGGTCGTCATGCCCGGCATGGGGCTAAGTTCTAGCCAGATACGCCAGGCCGCCGCGGCTGGATCCAGTATTCGCTACCAAACCCCCCGCGCTGTCGAGTTATATTTAATCACGCACAAGCTGTATGGTGCGTAG
- a CDS encoding ATP-binding protein: protein MSTVSSEHSVSIAPFSPVATTEQELVAARQQIAHLTKQLQHAQRLTALGDLVGTTTHEFNNVLTTVINYAKLGLRHADNPTREKALTKILEAGQRAARLTNGVLGFARNRTSEFEPTDLHKVIEDVLVLLERELQKYKIRLDLQLEPTTPAVWANGNQIQQVLLNLVVNARQAMPQGGQLVLRLAPAQEPGYVDIFVRDTGCGMPPETLRRIFDPYFTTKSGPDATGKGGTGLGLSLCKDIIEAHHGRIRVESSVGKGTAFTLKLPVASGKIS from the coding sequence ATGTCCACGGTCAGTTCTGAGCATTCTGTGTCAATTGCCCCGTTTTCCCCCGTTGCCACAACAGAGCAGGAATTAGTCGCCGCCCGCCAGCAAATCGCGCATTTAACAAAACAACTCCAGCATGCGCAGCGTTTAACAGCCTTGGGGGACTTGGTGGGAACCACCACGCATGAGTTTAACAATGTTCTAACAACTGTCATTAACTACGCTAAACTAGGTTTGCGCCACGCGGATAACCCCACGCGTGAAAAAGCACTGACAAAAATCCTGGAAGCGGGACAACGCGCGGCACGGCTCACAAATGGCGTGTTGGGATTTGCCCGAAACCGCACCAGCGAGTTTGAGCCGACCGACCTGCATAAAGTCATCGAGGATGTGCTGGTTTTGCTCGAACGGGAACTGCAAAAATACAAAATCCGGCTAGATCTGCAGCTTGAACCGACCACGCCCGCTGTCTGGGCGAATGGCAATCAAATCCAGCAGGTGCTGCTAAATTTGGTGGTTAATGCCCGTCAAGCCATGCCGCAGGGGGGACAACTGGTGTTACGTTTAGCCCCGGCCCAAGAACCGGGTTACGTGGATATCTTTGTTCGGGACACTGGCTGCGGGATGCCGCCGGAAACGCTTCGACGCATTTTTGATCCGTATTTCACAACCAAAAGTGGGCCAGATGCCACTGGCAAAGGGGGAACCGGCCTGGGGTTATCCCTGTGTAAGGACATTATCGAAGCCCATCATGGGCGGATTCGCGTGGAAAGCAGCGTTGGTAAAGG